One region of Culex pipiens pallens isolate TS chromosome 2, TS_CPP_V2, whole genome shotgun sequence genomic DNA includes:
- the LOC120419568 gene encoding cytochrome b-c1 complex subunit 9, whose product MKALNNLVLRRTSTYFAGIALSVFFFERGFDLATDTFFRSYNKGKLWDDIKDKYEQ is encoded by the exons ATGAAGGCCCTGAACAACCTGGTGCTCAGACGGACCTCCACCTACTTCGCCGGAATCGCCCTGAGCGTGTTCTTCTTCGAGCGCGGCTTCGATCTGGCCACCGACACCTTCTTCCGGTCGTACAACAAGGGC AAACTTTGGGACGACATCAAGGACaagtacgagcagtaa
- the LOC120419559 gene encoding ribonuclease P protein subunit p29: protein MDTNTEPESAVLMEGLIKPEDFARFKETKGRTTEVLTALKRSKPKKSDKQKQGSKKKLTRREIAKLGIYAIPEDAVKYSACIPLNRLWRGYIARYLGKDTLPDVNDAQYVHFVSDILKVDFHGAKISVVRSKNPSLVGAKGIVILDTKGTFKIVSKDDKIRTIPKNDSVFLVHWNDIQLTVFGKHLNTRPAERSVKKYKVFGECDLD, encoded by the exons ATGGATACAAACACTGAACCAG AATCAGCGGTCCTGATGGAGGGCCTAATCAAGCCGGAGGATTTCGCACGATTTAAGGAGACAAAGGGCCGCACAACCGAGGTCCTTACGGCGCTTAAACGGTCCAAACCAAAAAAGAGTGACAAACAAAAGCAGGGCAGTAAGAAAAAGTTGACCCGGCGGGAGATTGCAAAACTGGGCATTTACGCGATTCCGGAAGATGCGGTTAAGTACAGTGCGTGCATTCCTTTGAATCGGCTGTGGCGGGGTTACATTGCCCGGTACCTCGGCAAGGACACGCTGCCTGACGTTAACGATGCACAATACGTGCATTTTGT ATCAGATAtcttaaaagttgattttcatGGCGCCAAAATCTCGGTGGTTCGATCGAAAAACCCAAGCCTCGTTGGAGCCAAAGGAATTGTTATTCTGGACACGAAGGGCACCTTTAAAATTGTGTCCAAAGATGATAAAATACGCA CCATCCCCAAGAACGATTCCGTCTTTTTAGTTCATTGGAACGACATCCAACTTACCGTGTTTGGAAAGCACCTCAACACGCGGCCAGCGGAACGGTCGGTCAAGAAGTACAAAGTGTTTGGCGAATGTGATCTGGattga